The following DNA comes from Quercus robur chromosome 1, dhQueRobu3.1, whole genome shotgun sequence.
CATCTAAAATATATTATCTAATCAATGAATAAACTTTAATATTGCACAGAATCCAAAGAAATTAGCTAGGAGGGAGCTTCCATTAGTGATACAGAAGGGGTTTCCAAGAAAAACCCTATTCAATTTTGTCCCAAACACGACATTCTTCTAGAAATGGCTTGGATAATTCTCGGACTTCCTAAAGTAGTAATTCTCAACATTCAACAACCATAAAGTTCACACTACAGCAGGGGCGgagccggggggggggggggggggggggggggggggggcggcaAGTGCCCCCCGACCTTCCCAAAAACTCCTTTAATATAGGAGTCTAACGTCTAGCTTGCCCCTCTTAAcatatttttggataagtttgccCTCCCTTTGTAAGAGACAAGTTGAGAAGAACTAGCAGATAACTTAATAACGGACTCACAagagtgttttcttttttgataaaatattatgaCTCACGGAACTTTGATctttaacaataattaataattagaattcaattataTGAGGGACTCTTGATGACTAATCCATTGGTTCCTAAGACTTTGTTATTGCTGCATAATTTTAGAAGTTGACAAACACTCTGTTTCAAAGCCGTGTAATAGAAGTTGGCATCCCTAGTTATTCAAAGCATTGAATGTAAAGTGAAGTTAGACGACACCCCTGTTAGCTTGCAAGATATGCTCTAACCCTCTAAATCTTATGTATTAGCTTCATATTCAAAGGTAATTCCCTTGGTTTTAGCCAAAGTTATCTATGGCCAAGATTCCATCAGTTGAGAGCTTAGTCGGTTGAAGATGTTATGAGTGTTATATCCAAGTTTTATTAAACTAgcaattgtttttattttttattttcattacataaagtcttaatatttttatgaacaaaaaaaaaaacgctctGTGGGTCCTATTTATAAACTATTGTTTGGTATAATTCGTAGTTTACAATGAGAAGAGTGGTAAAATCAAtgtcaaaacttatttttctatgTTCATATTACAGAGTTGATGCCTATATAAGAAGCCAAGTGCTCTATCTTCTCTCCATCACACACATactacaaaaaacaaaaaacttggAAGTCCAAAAAGATGAAGCTTGCTACCCGAATCTTCTTTTGTGCCTTCTTCATTGTTCTTGTTTTGCATACACACCCAGCAACATCTCAAGAAGTTGGTAAGGCTGCCACACTTCACATGCATTGAAAtccttattttgttttcaataaacGAAACATGCATGTATGTAAGCGACATAAATGACATGGAGAATAAGTTAAACAGTgcattaattttctttaactttCCTCAAAACCTTTCTTTACTCTAGCCTGTTTTTTAGTAATCTTCAATTTTTAAATGCGTTTTAAAAATTTGagtaaattgtatttttctaCACTAAACTATAGGGTACtttatttctactttttttttttttttaacttgaagtTTTTGCCATTAGACCCTGTCACTTATTTCGTAAAATTGTGCTGTTATGATACTTATATATTATCTCCTTCTTGTTATGCTTAATGGTTGCAGAGGATGAGGGAGAATTTAACTATGATGAGAAAAGTGAAAATGGACCGTCTCGATGGGGAGAGATTCGACCCGAATGGAGCATGTGTGGACATGGAACAATGCAATCTCCAATTGATTTGTTGAATAAGAGGGTTGAAGTGGTGTCCCATCTGGGGAGACTTAAGAGGAGTTACAAGCCTGGTTATGCCACCCTTAAGAATAGAGGTCATGACATGATGGTAAGCAAAACCAGAATTCTAATTACAACTTTCAACAACTAGCAAAAGCATATGAAAAATCAATGTGAATCCACCAACTAGAAGACAAATCAATAGGGCTATATGTTTTCCAACGTCAATTCATAATGATTTAGTATCATCTCTAAGTCATCTTACTATCTTAACGACAATGACCCCATCGATTGTTAATTACGCtattttattatagaaaataatGTGTAGTTAAAAGTTGGGTTTGGtgagatttttttggtttctggtGTAGACCATAAGGAATAAGTATGAAATcggcaaactttttttttttttccactcatTTTCTTTCAACTAACTTCTCTTTGTTTGTGAATGCAGCTGAAATGGGAAGGCGGTGCAGGATACATTCAAATAAATGAAACTCAATATGTACTCAAACAGTGCCACTGGCATTCACCTTCTGAACATACACTCGATGGCCGGAAGTTTGATCTTGAGGTGCATTTGGTTCATGAGAGCTCGGATGGAAAAGTTGCTGTGATTGGAATCATGTACAAGATCGGACGTCCTGATTCTTTCTTGTCATCGGTAAGTAAATGTTAGAaaaatggttaaataattaaactcattacttcttaaaatttttgagataatttattaatttatcataTATAGTACCAAGATATATGTGGTTCTTAATTCAAATCATATCTCTAATTTAtcttgtatttaaaaaattgaaaatcgcATGTATTGAACCTCATATAttaatgttaggttctaaaagtttagaacaattgacaAATTGtaaacacaaacttgtctagatatagatcttagaatctataggtattattagacaatactcaaggtaattcaagtcaagattcaagaacatacaaactacaggaagaagatttcataatctctctggttcgatcaatcgaaagacaggctcgatcaattgaaagtcttatttgcagaattttaattaagcccaaacagcagttcaagcccactAAGGATTAGGATTTCTGGTCTACTTttcctagtatataaaggaaaccctaagcacgtttttataaggctttttagagagagaaaagtgtgcctcttttgtatttagggttttgttcctaaaaaactctctcatatcttctaccggtattattacttgaagaatctcaagattcggtattgtagaagttgctgccttctctagtcatcaaaggtgctgatgatctaaaccttcaaggatagtcttggagtcacaaacaagagagtttgtgttgctaaacctttgagtgcgATCTCAACgtcacaaacgtgggtgtttgtgttttgcaaaggccaaagaaagaaggagtccgtggtcttggagcttgcacgtggtcgtgttaataagtttctactggtgggtagcaataggatgttagtggtctaagtcgctattatAAAACTTCGATtttttctagtggattgcttttACCTTaagaatagctaggttaaatcctccccaagttttttaccggtttggtttttttagggtatcatatcattgtgttttttattttccgctgctatacattgatatgatatatttgtgttaacctagatttattaatttgactaagtaatcaattggctaattacctaggttattttgattgtggttttaagggatctaaaaactatcaattaAGATTAGTgtaggatttctctctctctctctctctctctctctctctctctctctctctctctctctctctctctctctctctctctctctctctctctctcttatgcaTATTGGGTTTGTTCATAGTTGACGGATCATTTAGAAGCCATTGCCAACACCGATGAAGCAGAGAGCGTGGCGGGATTGATTGACCCAAGGAATATAAAGATAGGTAGTAGAAAGTATTACAGATATCAAGGCTCTCTTACAATTCCCCCTTGTACTCAAAATGTTTCATGGACCATTGTGGGAAAGGTTTGCTTCAAGAACTCATTCAACTAACATTATTTGTTCTAAGATGTAACTTAATTTTTCCCTAATTCTCATCTAACTCACCAGGTGAGGACTGTTACACAAGAACAAGTGAAATTGCTTCGCGTGGCCGTTCATGATGTAAGTATTACTACTAAATATGAGACATTTTTCGACACTATGTCTTAGATAGTTGGGTTTAAGTTATATTTAATGTAACTTTTTTTCAATGTTAGATCTGTTTAAATAACTTTCTATTgggtatgtttttttttatatataatttcactCTTGGATCACATTGTCTTCTTATCTTATCATGATTACAAACTATCAAGATATTCAAATATCAATAACTATCTCATctataaaatgttaaaatttatagtttatttttgtaactataaaattatatataaaaaaaaggtatgtaTTAAATAATCAATAATATCTAAtggatatgaaatttgatatgcttAAGTAACATAGAAAACATGTAATTAGACTacgaaaattttaaaataataatctaacaaaaaatttattaatgtctAATGATGTAACATTAATTTAGAGTTAAatttatatctaaaatttttcacATATGAATTATatgctttctttattttttacatgcacaccaatttttttgttaaccaaatcttatttattattgaatatatGAACTCAtgttttgtgtttaatttttaaatcacaaaaaaaaaaaaaaaaaaaaaaaaaaaaaccttaaattttaaatctcttGTACaagagatttaaaatttaagtttttttttttttttggatatatgaGATTGTTACTAATCAGTAACTATTTTGATATGTTGTAAGCAATTTAATTAGTTGTAAGAGAATATACAATCTAAgtgcatttattgaaaaatatatccaataaaaaaaatatcagcAGAAGTACATTGACAAAAGTTATAAATGAGGTAGAGTTCTCACGTCCTCAAACCCTCCATTTCTAATACAAGTTTGATCAGtcccaaatttttaatttacaaaagtACAACATATATATTGTATTCTTGTAATTATgctatttgtttggatttttattttttaatatcttttttcaGGCTTCAGATACTAATGCAAGACCACTGCAACCAATAAACAAGCGCATGGTGCATCTTTATAGACCAAGTGATCCCAAAGACGATTAAAATCTTCATCAACAGAGAGTTAGGCTGGAAATAATGGGCGAATTTTCTTCATCAACAgagattttttactttttttaccCACTACCTTGTAATTTTTAGTCACAGTCTAGGGTTCCCAGCCCACTTATAGTTCAGAAGTAGGGATATAGTGATGGTTAAATATAGGAATTGGGTCTTGAAGCTTTGACGGGTACATATAGATTACCCTGTTTTCtatatcaaaataaatgaattaaatttatagATTCACATTCATTGTTACTTAAAACAAATGCATGCAATAAAAACATGGGAAAGAAAGGTGGATTTAGTAGCAAAAGGAGCTTGCTACCTACCCCTCACGGAATCATAGGCCTCACAAAATAAGCAATGGGAATTTTGCCTTCCAATCTTCCATGTACAGGGCAATATTGCGTTTTCAAATGCATTTAATTCCTCTCAGCCTTAATGGTGGAATATCAAATTAATGGTGAATATATAGAAGGTCTCTCAAAAAATGGGATGAGCCCAATATGAGAAGAAATTATATAGTCCTCCGGTGGATTACGTCACTTATttaccattccactaaaagactccaacttgtttaaaattactgAATCAGTAATCAATTTTCTTGAAGAAATAGTTGGAGCAAAGGTAACATAGccctcagccaaaaaaaaaaaaaaaaaaaaaactagtttccTTGAAGAacagttgaatttaattagccATAACAGCAAGCCACACCAAAAATCATTCAATGACACAtgttaaaatttaaaggaaaaaaaaaagtgaaattgatGTAGAGAGTGTAAAGAGAAGT
Coding sequences within:
- the LOC126725675 gene encoding alpha carbonic anhydrase 7-like isoform X2 translates to MKLATRIFFCAFFIVLVLHTHPATSQEVEDEGEFNYDEKSENGPSRWGEIRPEWSMCGHGTMQSPIDLLNKRVEVVSHLGRLKRSYKPGYATLKNRGHDMMLKWEGGAGYIQINETQYVLKQCHWHSPSEHTLDGRKFDLEVHLVHESSDGKVAVIGIMYKIGRPDSFLSSLTDHLEAIANTDEAESVAGLIDPRNIKIGSRKYYRYQGSLTIPPCTQNVSWTIVGKVRTVTQEQVKLLRVAVHDASDTNARPLQPINKRMVHLYRPSDPKDD
- the LOC126725675 gene encoding alpha carbonic anhydrase 7-like isoform X3, whose protein sequence is MKLATQIFFCGFFIVLVLHTHPATSQEVEDEGEFNYDEKSENGPSRWGEIRPEWSMCGHGTMQSPIDLLNKRVEVVSHLGRLKRSYKPGYATLKNRGHDMMLKWEGGAGYIQINETQYVLKQCHWHSPSEHTLDGRKFDLEVHLVHESSDGKVAVIGIMYKIGRPDSFLSSLTDHLEAIANTDEAESVAGLIDPRNIKIGSRKYYRYQGSLTIPPCTQNVSWTIVGKVRTVTQEQVKLLRVAVHDASDTNARPLQPINKRMVHLYRPSDPKDD